The following are from one region of the Capsicum annuum cultivar UCD-10X-F1 chromosome 1, UCD10Xv1.1, whole genome shotgun sequence genome:
- the LOC124898824 gene encoding uncharacterized protein LOC124898824, which translates to MDFLAKHLLSGKTEMVKAVDSEGTISAGTDAEANYLEQQMRQLSTTLNLRKAITLPSDMIQNLRTDGSCTVITTRSGKILSGPSMGKAVEKERLKNKEDNEKFSKLMTIMKQLTVNLPLMEPLEQMTNYAKFMKELLTKKRKVSCEPIDNIHHCGAVSSQSLVQKEPDPGAFTIPCTVGSIKFTKALCDLGASINLMPLDIYKNLGLGDPTPTTMRLVMANRLMKWPVGVLHDVPVKVADFILPADFVILDCDVDFEVPIILGIPLLSTGRVLVDMELNELKFRYGKKEARFKIQPPMKQLEEMNIFLVVDVF; encoded by the exons ATGGACTTTCTGGCTAAGCACTTGCTATCCGGTAAGACTGAAATGGTCAAGGCTGTGGATTCTGAGGGTACTATATCTGCAGGTACTGATGctgaggcaaactat ttggagcagcaaatgagACAACTTTCGACTACTCTGAATCTGAGAAAAGCTAtcactttacctagtgatatgaTTCAGAACCTGCGGACCGATGGCTCTTGTACGGTGATTACCACTCGTAGTGGTAAGATATtatctggcccttctatgggcaaagctGTGGAGAAAGAG aggttgaaaaataaagaagataatgAGAAATTTAGCAAGTTAATGACAATAATGAAACAGCTGACTGTGAATTTGCCATTAATGGAGCCACTTGAGCAAATGAcgaactatgctaaatttatgaaggaattgcTAACAAAGAAGCGAAAGGTAAGTTGTGAGCCGATTGACAACATCCATCACTGTGGTGCTGTGtcttcacaatccttagtgcagaaagAGCCTGATCCTGGAGCATTTACCATACCGTGCACAGTTGGGTCTATaaagtttaccaaagctttatgtgacttaggagcaagtatAAATCTGATGCCGCTTGATATCTACAAAAATCTTGgattgggggatcctacccccaCAACAATGCGTCTTGTTATGGCAAACAGATTGATGAAATGGCCAGTAGGTGTATTGCATGATGTACCGGTAAAAGTGGCTGACTTTATTTTGCCTGCAGACTTTGTGATactggattgtgatgttgattttgaggtacccatcatcttgggtaTACCATTATTATCCACGGGgagagtattggttgatatggagctcaatgagctcAAGTTCAGATATGGGAAAAAGGAGGCCAGATTTAAAATACAACCTCCTATGAAGCAGTTAGAGGAGATGAACATCTTCTTAGTTGTGGATGTATTCTAA